The Eubalaena glacialis isolate mEubGla1 chromosome 3, mEubGla1.1.hap2.+ XY, whole genome shotgun sequence nucleotide sequence ATTCATCTTCAAGCTTAAGGAACACACAAAAGAATGTGCAGACAGGACGGCTGTTGTTATGATATAAGAACCACTAATAATGCAATTTTCCCCAACTGAAACATCAGGCCCCAATCTGGAATACTCTACAACTGAGCCAGGTGCCACAGAACATCTTGAATCCAATATACTTTGAATGATACAGGATTTGTTACTAGAGCATTCTGGTATTGCTGGAAAGATGCTAAAAGCTATGGACTGTAAGCCAAGCTCTGACTTCAAATTGCTATCagaagtaaaatgaaacaaatattctTCAGTTGTTCCAATGTGATAAAATTTGGAGTTATTAAGAACAACAACATTTAGTGATGTTCCTTTAAGAAGATGAAATATTCTCTGCCTCATGTCTACCAACTCCGACTCTTCTTCAGTAACATTTGATGTGTTTCTGCTATATTCCACAGTTGCTCCAGGTCCTAAAGCCTGCAGAAAGTCTCCATAGGCATCTATTTCACAGTTTAGTGTAcctattttttcataaaaagcaAGTAACTTTTTCGCTGTTTTATGATCCATGTAAAATAGGCTGTCTGTGTAGACATACTCAGGGTCTAATTTAAGAGAGGGTATGTAACCCTCAGCAaagttttgttgaaaaaaatttctaGGTCTACACACAGCATCAAACTGATACATCTTTTCTATGCTGGGCTTATGAAGGAAACGATGGCAACTTCTATACTCAAGGTCTCTATGTTCTAAATAGTTAAAAGGTTCTAAGACAAATACTCCATGTGTTGTACCTACAGTCAAACTAGAAGGATGAGCTAAAGCAGTAAAGCCAGGTTTGTCAAACCTAATATACTCAGATTCTCCAATACTATAAAGTTCAATATCATCTGCACAGGTAACCAGAATCCCAGGATTCATATGTGAGGGGAAATCAACGTACATGGCTAGTTTTAATTCCAACATCTGATAAATGGGGCTACCAAAAGGTAAAGCAGTGAAAATTTTCCCCAGAGCACTTGCATTTGGAAGGCGTTGACTGTAGCCACctatataaaattaaacaaaataactgttttaaaatgtttataagatTGTTTATAAGATTTAAAAACCCAGGAGCATCAGTTACAACTCAAAATATctctaaagatatttaaaatatacaatatattactgtatcccaggaaagaataaTAAATTCCAGATTACAAATTCACAGAGCAATTCTGTAGAGATTTGCTATAATGAAGTTCTAGATTAGGAAAGAATTGTAATATGCTTTACAGACTATGAATTGTTTTAACTCAACTGGATAACAAGTAAAAAGGACAATGAGCTAAAATATGACCTTATATCTACATTTTACACAATAAATTTCAACCATGTTTAAACGCCTACATTAAAAATCCacttcatggggaaaaaaatgtcacaaaaaacTAATATACATAATTATCTATTAAAGAGTAATTTCCAGATGGAATGTTTTTCTTCAATTACATACACTTAAAGGAAGTAAAGGTGcatttatttaaaagcattttacaatgtatatttgtttttaattttaaaaggcttttcCCTCTAAGATGAGCCTTATGACTTAATTCCTTTAAAAGTGTGTTCTCTTAAGTACATTAAATAGCTTACATCATTTTTACGTAACTAATTATAGTGAGAGGCATAGTAGAAAGAATCACTCAAAaatgggttcaaattctggttcaCCACTTTTTAATTGTTTATCTTTGGACTTAACGCTAAATCAGCAGATGTAAATACTTGCTTTATCATGTTTTATGAGATCaacaatacatgtaaagcactcacTACAGAGTACATCATTCAACCAACAAGAGCtaatactttctttttcattttccaaatactAACCAACAGTAAAGTTCAGCATTGTAAGAATTACCTACTTTTAATTACACTTGACCCTTGAATAATAAGGGTTTGAACTCTACcagtccacttatatgaggatttttttcaattaatactGTAAGACTATATGacctgaggttggttgaatccctgATGAGAAACTGTGGATATGGAAAGTGGAACTGCATACACAGAAGACCAACTATGAAGTTACATGCAGATTTTAGACTGTGTGAGGGTCAGCACCACTCACAGATCAatgcattattatatattttca carries:
- the FPGT gene encoding fucose-1-phosphate guanylyltransferase, encoding MAATSALPGVSLREATQRRLRRFAELRGKPVAAGEFWDIVAITAADDKQELAYKQQLSEKLKKKELPLGVQYHVFVDPAGAKIGNGGSTLCALRCLEKLYGDEWNSFTILLIHSGGYSQRLPNASALGKIFTALPFGSPIYQMLELKLAMYVDFPSHMNPGILVTCADDIELYSIGESEYIRFDKPGFTALAHPSSLTVGTTHGVFVLEPFNYLEHRDLEYRSCHRFLHKPSIEKMYQFDAVCRPRNFFQQNFAEGYIPSLKLDPEYVYTDSLFYMDHKTAKKLLAFYEKIGTLNCEIDAYGDFLQALGPGATVEYSRNTSNVTEEESELVDMRQRIFHLLKGTSLNVVVLNNSKFYHIGTTEEYLFHFTSDSNLKSELGLQSIAFSIFPAIPECSSNKSCIIQSILDSRCSVAPGSVVEYSRLGPDVSVGENCIISGSYIITTAVLSAHSFVCSLSLKMNRHLKYSTMACGVQDNLKKNVKTLSDIKLLQFFGVCFLSCLDIWNLKVTEELFSGNKTCLSLWNARIFPVCSSLSDSVTTSLKMLNAVQNKSAFSLNKYKLLSIEEMLFYKDVEDMITYREQIFLEITLNRKQSD